A region of the Zootoca vivipara chromosome 3, rZooViv1.1, whole genome shotgun sequence genome:
tatttgtttattatatttccttggtagtgagagctTAGGAGGGGCAGGGCATGGTTGGTTGTCTTTAGTTGGCTGCAAACAaatctcactgcagccaactaAAGAAAGACTAACTAAAGAAAACCAACCGTGTGCTAAGTTCACCACAATATTAGAGAAAAACAGCAGCTCAGGCCTTATAAATAGCTACTCTACCAACAGTGGTGTCAACTGTTGTCAGCAGCACTTGGCAGAGCACCACCGCTATTGGAATTCGTGGCTCAGTATGTGCATCATTTAGGACATTATTACATAATGCCAACAAGATTGGAAGAGCACAAGCGGAAAGCAATTATACAAACTAATAGATTATTTCGCAGCAGACAGTGCCCACAGTAGCAACGATGTGGGGGTAGATAATTTTATGTAATGGCAAAAATTCCCACCATACATTTTCCTGTAAAATAAACTTTCCATCCATCATGAGGGAGGCAGGCATAAACAACATCAGGGCCTGTTCAACATCAGGGCCATGAATCTTTTTATTTGGACTGGGATAAAGAAGCTCTAAGATGCAGTTAGTGAGCTTTCCCCTCCGCCCCTTCAAATGCCCTCAAGGAGAGCAGTCACAACAGTCCtcagcaaaagcaaaacaccTCGACATTAAAAGAGTGTTTTGCTTTTGCTAAGAGAGTAGAGAAAGCAACACTGAGGTTTGAGCAGTTCCCGCTGGGGATGGCGAATTTCATAAATTGTGGAACCAGACAGACTAAAGGAGGAACAGAATGATCGGCATCAAGTCAATAACAGCATTCCACATCTGAAACACATTTAAGTAAGTGGTAACAGTTATAAAGACCCACAAACAACCCCACTGGCCCTTACCTATATATATTCCAGGTTGCTACAGGTAAATTGAGGAGGAAGATGAACCAGTGCAGTGAAATAAGCATTAATACAGTGACAATGGTATGGCCAATCAATTCAGGGATCACCCACTGGAAAAGAGAAATGATTAGAAAAGTAAAAGCCTTTATACAACACTATGGGAGTGTACAAGCAAAGGAGATAAAAGTACACTGTCAACACTATTTTCAGTCTGCCAACTGATCACAGAACTGGACCAATTCACATGACTccaagtacttaaaaaaaaaacacacacacacaatgccatcAAAGTGTCCAAACTTCCTTTCAGGATCTAGCCATGCACTTCAGAATCATCATTGTGAAAAGTACTGCAGACAGAAGCAGTTGGGTCTATTTGGGAACATATCCAACTCCAGAGTTGTGTGCAGGATTTGGGGTGTGGGTTTGTGTGCATAATTTAGCATTCCAAGGATCTTAATCTTATTTTTTAAGTTTCTAAGCCTTCTGGCTGAGCTCAGGCTTCAACATGTAGCCTGCCGCATATcttacaacatttctccaatgaaaatagggatattctAAGGAAAAGCCGGAAATTCCAGGATCAGTTCAGAAACTGGGatgccttctgtaaatctgggactgtccccggaaaatagggacacttggagggtctactgTAGGGATTTCAGAAGCAGAATGGAGAAGTGTGCCCAGGCTCTGAGGCATTTATATCACCTTACAAACgcacattctttctttcttttcctttcttcctctctctctctctctctcacacacacacacacacaaagcttttCTGCTGAAACCCCTAATTTTGAGCTTAAACAGTAACATTCCACTTGCACCAGCATTACTACTATGTTCCTTTCTACTTACTTTTGCAACTGAATGGTCTGCTAGGTtccagcatgggtaggcaaactaaggcccggggactggatctggcccaatcaccttctaaatccggcccgtggacggtctgggaatcagcgtgtttttacatgagtagaatgtgtccttttatttaaaatgcatctctgggttatttgtggggcataggaattcattcatcccccccaaaaaaaatctagtccagaccccccccccaacaaggtctgagggacagtggaccagccccctgctgaaaaagtttgctgacccctgctctacaggaaCGAATTATAAATGCTTGCCtttaacttagaatcatagaatcatagagttggaagagaccacaagggtcatccagtccaaccccctgccaagcaggaaacaccatcaaagcattcttgacatatgcctgtcaagccttcaAGACTAAAGTTCAAGACTAAAGTTCTAGTGAGGGCTCCACAGAGGGAAGAGGACTTTGCAAAAGGGCAGGGCTGCATGTGTTCTGTTCTTAAATTCTTAAGACACAATAATCCAAACTTTtgctgactgacggtcgaataaagaatgatgatgataatccaAACTGTGCCATAAAAAGGATGACGTTGACAACACACATATCTTTGCTATTTGTTAGCAATGGATACTAGTCCTCAGCAAATTGTTAATGAGAAGGATCCTTTAAAGCCATTGATGGTAACCTGACTGCAGAACTAATGCAGCTGAACAGTAAACAAACAGTAAAGGGAGTGGATTTGGAGAGCAGAGGAGAAACCAGGTGGGAAAGGGGACTGAGCCATGGGATGCAGGCAGTGACAATGCTATAAGGGGAGAGcaaggaggaaaaacacaggaatGGGCGAGAGAGGCGCACTTTGCAGCAAGTTGCAAATAGCCAGGTCTGGGCAAGGAAAGAGAAATGGCCTGCAAAGGACAAGAAGGTAGCAGAATGTGGGTATACAAGATGAGCTATGGAACATAGGaggccttatactgagtcaaagcactgatccaactagctcagtattgtcaggaTAATACCCTCCAGGTCTTCAGACAGGAGTTATtcctagcccttcctggagatgtcagggactgaatctgggacctttagCAAACAAGgcatgtgattcccccaccccccaaaatagtcatgcctcttgctttcccAAAGCCAGGAAACACAAGGAGAAAAATAGTCATGAGTATGGTGGAGGAATTCGAGCAATGCAGGTTCTGAGGATCAGGGGAGATCCAAAAGGCCCATTAACTGAACAACCCACATGTAGACACCAGGTCCCAAAGAGACTTAGTGGGATGGGAAGAGGATTCCATTTCCCTCACAAAGACAAAATACTACTAGCATAGTGCTGGGGAAATCCCTGCATCCAAATTACTACCAGAGGAATGCATCTAGATCTAAGTGGGTGAATTTTCAAATAAGCAAAAGGCAGCAAACTATCCACACATGAAGGACTCATCCATTTCTTAGTTATTCCATTgtaagacagaattgggattcaagatgacctaaacaggagaactgggcccaaacttaataataataataataataataataataataataataataataatatttataccccacccatctggctgagtttccccaggcactctgggcggcttatagcaaatctaaaaacataataaaaacatcaaacattaaaagcctcctaccttcagatgtcttttaaaagtttcaaTAGGGACTTTAAAagtttcaatagggacaaatgtcaggttctacacttaggcaggaagaatcaggtgtacaaatataagatgggaaaCACCTGTCTTgtaggtaaagtggtacctctggttacgaacttaattcgttccggaggtccattcttaacctgaaactgttcttaacctgaggtaccactttagctaatggggcctcccgctgccgccagcgtgtgatttctgttctcatcctgaggtaaagttcttaacctgaggtactactttcgggttagcagagtctgtaacccaaagtgtttgtaacccgaggtgtttgtagcccaaggtaccactgtatagatgtaaaaaggatctagaggtctttGTAGACCACtaactgaacatgagtcaacagtgtgatgcaacaaaaaagctaatgctattctaggctgtatcaacacaagtatagtgtccagatcaagggaagtaacagtaccatcctattctgccttggtcacaccACACCTGGTGTACTGTGTCCAGTACTGGGCACCACGGTTTAAGTAAGATATTGACAAACCCTTTTAGGAATGGTTGACAGTAaaagatgtttgacagtggaacggactctatCGGTAGGTAACATGTTACATAATCCTGATTATTTCATACTaagaaaatgacacacacacacacacacacacacacacaccacttctaaATCTAATGTTAAACAGAATTTCAtcactttaaaaagagaaaatgggaAAAACTTACTTTATTTAGTTTTGAGCAGCAAGATCTAGCATTAATGTAGTCACATTCCAAATCTGATAGTGTAATTATCTGAAGGTCAAGATAAGGAATTACTATGCTTTTGGAAGCGCTCTACCCTGTGACACAAGAGCCATAAATGCTTTGCACCACTCCCGAGTATTATAACAGAGTTAAACAGTTCATAtaaacatctgcatgcaaaggattACTAATGTAACAAAGGTTACAGAACAGGCAGAATGTTCACAACCAAGAGGCTATTTCAGAAGATTCATCGATTAGTAACAGCAGAATTCACAACCCAGCTGTTACGCTGATAGACTTAACAACATCGGTGCACACAGCCAAGCCCCAAGCTACAACATACTTGGCATCCTAGGTAGTGCAAGCCCCAGGATCCACACAACCACCGTGACTGGCCACAGCAATCATAATAGCTATAAGGCAGAAGCAGAGAACCTAAGGTGCCAACCTAAGTGCATACATCCAAGACAAAGTGCAGACTTCCCTGGCCATTGCTGCAATTACTGTGTTGGGTCACAGCAGCTTCAGCAATAGCTGAACAGTGGCTTGGCCACGAAGGGTTCCAGTTATACCTGGAGTTTGCAGGAGCCTGACAGGTTttctaaactgtttttatataaggaactgtttttaattgtttttacactTTCCTTGTTTTatggttttaactgttttctttgttttataattgtaaattgtaacctgccctggaaccgTATGATAAATGGcaagaaagcaaataaaataaataaaataattgcatCTCCACAGCAGAGCTATAGATAACACCTCTCCATCAGCTTGTGTTCATTCCTGTTAGTGTACAACTATTTTATATACTGAACACTTACAGCAGAATAGCTGCTGTAACAGAAGCATACAACCACACACTGGTCACATTCGTATGCTGCAGGAAACCATGGgactgtattcaactaagtttactTAGAGTAaaccactggaattaatggacccaacTCAGCCATATCAATTAATTttattgggtctactctgagtaaaaattagTGGATTAAAACTATGGTTTCCCTTTATGTGAATTAGCTACAATGAGacttacaccaggcacccccaaactcagcccggcagatgttttgggactacaattcccatcatccctgacctctggtcctgttagctaggggtgatgggagttgtagtcccaaaacatctgaagggctgagtttgggggtgcctgacttacaCACTCCCATCCTTTCTTCCCTTCCATACCCTTTTGTGCACTGGACTGTTGTTGAAATTCAGAAGCTAAACTTTCAGATCCCCTGCCTAGAGGCATGCAAAGGGAACAGAGGGAAGGGTGAGCTGTTAATTCACATAAAACAGGAAAGTATGGTTTCTTGCCACAAGGCCACTGTGGCATCACGCTGAACCCATGACAGATACACCCTCTTTGTGCTGTTACAATAAATTTTTGAGTTAGAACTTTAGACCCAACTACAGGCCGTGACCAACAGAAGAGCTAAGTATGCCACTTAATACACTGAATTTAACTGAAGCAGGGCATAATTATACTGACATGTTCAGTGCTCCATAATGCCTTACTTATAATGGATGCATGAAAAGGAAATATTCAACCATGTAGCATAGCAACATTTTCAGCAGAATCAAGATATTTAAGAAAAGACTCAGCATATCACACAATTCTTAACTAAAATACCTGAACATTTTCTTAGAAAATGAGAGGTATCTAAATGTTAATCTTAGGAGCAGACACACTTAAGGTACTTTGGCCTTCAGAAAAAATCTGAAGGCCATGTTTAAGGCCTTTGTAACCTAAGAAGTCATAAAACCACCACGGAAGTATTCTTGCAACAGTCTGAATGATAAAACAAAGGGCACatatacttggaagtaagctcccATTCATGGCACTAAATAAGTTCTTATTCATGAAATTTACTTCCAAATACACACATCTAGGACTAGGGGGCAACCCAAGTATAAGCAGGCACTCCTGCAGAACTCTCAAATTTCTCATATGAGGCGTACAGCTAAAATGTCATGACAACAGTTTTCAATATTTTAACCTACTCATACAAAACAAGATACTCAATCCGCGGAAAGCACTGCCTGAGCGCCATACTACAATTTACAGAGCTACAATAAAACAGGGTTTTTACAGAGTTAGGAAGACTGCATGTGCATTTAAATTTCTGCTGGAAATGCTGTAATATTACCTCCATGTCTCCTTGTCCACCACCATGGCTAGTACCATAGCTTAGCAAAACTGGGTGGCTGCCAGGGCCCAGCAGTAGTGTCCTCTAGGGCTAGGCTCTCCATGGGCAATGGGCCCAAGGGGGTAAGAGGGCAGCACTAATGTCCAATTTGTCAGGGCCAAGATACCAACCTTTACTGAAGGTGTAAGGGAATGGCTAAGGTCCGCTGATTCATTTCTTTTTACCCACACCTCCATTTCCTCTCGCcccaaacacctgaaggcagcgtTTAAAACATTCGCACCCCACTTTTTCTTCCCCTTAAACATATTCTCGAGGCCGCCCCCCAAAAGCTGGAGCTAGCCCCTCGCTGCCTCCCCACGGTCTCCTTCCCAGGAGCCCCTTCTTTCTTCGTTCTCCCGCAGCGGCTCCTTCTGCACCTTCACGACCCCCACGGCCGACGGTCACCGCCACCCCCGGCCTCACAGAGCCCCTTCGCCGCCCCAACGGTCCTTCCCAGCACGCCCACCCACAGACCACGGAGGGCTGCCTCGACAGCTCGAGCCTCCCTCTTCCCAGGCCGCCCGCCAAAAAAAAGAGACCAGAGGATACGAAATAAACGGAGAGGAAGATCAGGGCGCAGCAATCAATGAGCGAAAAAATGAACACCACCGACTCCATCCCGCCACTGTCAGTGCCGCCTCCGGCGCGAGCCCCACCAGCCACCGTATATCGCCACACCCCTCACGTGCCTTCGCAGCCACCGTACAGCTCCCGCATCCTGCTGCTTTGCTGCATTgcacgctgggaattgtagtctctttATCCAGTCACTCAATAGAGTTGTGGCAAACGtgaggccctccagattttttttcttctttttttggactgcaactcccatcattcctgactgttgACGACGGTGGCTaggaatgctgggaattggagtccaacgacATCAGGCGGGCTCATTTCCCCACACACAGAGGACCGAGGGATACGAAATGCTTGCGTAGAGAGAGAGCTGAAGCTAGAAAGTATATTAGGCGCCGGGAGTCGAAGGGTTggaacgggggtggggggcttaaagcaggaatgggagCGGAGGGTGGCGCCAATGTGGGCCTCCATGAGTCGGGTGGGTGTTAGGCGTCTAAAGCGGTGCCTGcctctttgctctgcatttccCTTTCCCGAGGGGGTCGTGCCTCAAGGCGAGGGCGATTTCCGGGGTCTTCGAGGAGTCCTAGGCGGGCGTGGCGTGGCCTGTTTAGCAGAGGGAGGCGGAGCTCCCGCTTCGCTTGAGGGGCGGAATTCGACGGTGGCGGAGCTGCCATGCGGATTCGCGGACGAAGCAGCCCCGCAGGGGATCCCAGGCTGAAGCATCGGATTAAGCAGGTACCACCTCGTTTCCATCTCTTGGTCCTTCCCTTATGGGGTAGACTCCCGATAAGCTGAGCCCCCTGGGCTTTCTTTTTGCACTCTGGGCAAGGAAAAGCGTGCCTCTGAGCCTACTACGATTGCTTTTCCCGCCCTACGCCAGCCCAGCAGCCGTAGCCAGGTCTCCCACATCCAGCATTAGGAGAGAACTGGGCGATCAAGTCCATAGCACTTTTGTTCTGCAGACCAAGTTGATTCCCGCCCCCCTTTGGACTGAATTAATATATAGTTGTGGGATAAATTTAAAGCCTCATCTTTACCATTTTCGGTTTGGAAATAAGTCCCAATGTGTCTGGCGGGATTGATTTGCGAGTTTATTTTGGAGTCATGCAACCTAGGCGTGTTTACCATGTCTGCCGAGTAGAGTGGATTTTTAATCACATTGAACGTCCTTCTCCTTTGAAATCAATAGGCACATTGCTATACCTGCAGTAAAACAGGTAGACATGTCCTTGTCAGATAGCATAGAATTGGGCTGTTGGTCTTTAGTGTGAGATGGACGAGTTAAATGTTGATGGTAGAAGGTAATTGTGCCATGCTTTTAGCCCATGGGCTTCCAAATGGTTGAGCTGAGAAAGAGTGAATAAATCCCTTGCTTCTCTTAACATATCACAAATTACATTTATAAAAAGCAATGCTAGAACCTGCATACAGTGAGCaattatttatttgatgtttgtctaaaaaaataaaaaccacagttGAATTTAATAAACCTATCACGTATGCAAATACTAaaggtattttttgtattttaaaaattatatcaaTTACAGTACCTGAAGAGTAACAAATGTGGCAAGTATGTTGACATTGGAGTTTTAGCTGCTGAGCTACAGAAAACATACAGGTAAGATACAGATTTCTTACACTTGCTTGATGATAAACACAAGGACCTGGTTTATACATAACTATAAAGTGTGGTTtagcattgtgggttaaaccactgagcctagggcttgtcgatcagaaggtcggcagttcaaatccctgtgaaggggtgagctcccgttgctccgtcccagctcctgccaacctagcagtttgaaagcacgcaatgtaagtagataaataggtaccgctctggcaggaaggtaaacggcatttccatgcactgctctggtttgccagaagcagcttagtcatgttggccacatgacccagaagctgtatgtagactccctcggccagtaaagcgagatgagtaaaagaattttttttacta
Encoded here:
- the CNIH4 gene encoding protein cornichon homolog 4 isoform X1; this translates as MESVVFIFSLIDCCALIFLSVYFIITLSDLECDYINARSCCSKLNKWVIPELIGHTIVTVLMLISLHWFIFLLNLPVATWNIYRHIMVPSGNMGVFDPTEIHNRGQLKSHMKEAMIKLGFHLLCFFMYLYSMILALIND